One stretch of Podospora bellae-mahoneyi strain CBS 112042 chromosome 2, whole genome shotgun sequence DNA includes these proteins:
- a CDS encoding hypothetical protein (EggNog:ENOG503PBPW): protein MSNAAGGSSRKNSVVSGFHGERAGGASSDTVGSLLAAIGTCLTDALRLFMFADKRHWGPDEFEQTRALEDALDEAKKDFQEMGQLVRGQFYYENDRIPESLNELRLLLAQFQEHYENLKSWARQGGPINPIWARDTSSLRKDLHRAQCRAARRISLIAEQPTPRCLGAIQVYRLQKRNEAERLRLQKQREALPPWQQQQQQSYHHQRPDHNIQSPTSPDSTMPQITTKHHPLRRPPSLESLVPKCNQIGRFQRLNSGNPSESPFNDAAFICDFCNGYLVWPDLRTMPSVRSTLPQQPPPDPLSPAYDSRTVNNGYPHWQASGLSCTANEPKTLVFAPLAIANHMPPEPGEWQAGIVCPYCEEDTYLDSGEDSGEMKYVMDDKGFGSVEEFREHLEWYHTAMAVPKLEDVVPEVVRGSCGVM, encoded by the exons ATGAGTAACGCTGCCggtggcagcagccgcaAGAACAGCGTTGTCAGTGGCTTTCACGGGGAGCGCGCAGGAGGGGCAAGTTCAGACACAGTCGGCTCTCTTCTGGCCGCCATTGGGACATGTCTGACAGATGCGCTGCGACTATTCATGTTTGCCGACAAGCGTCACTGGGGACCCGACGAGTTCGAACAAACGCGCGCGTTGGAGGACGCACTCGACGAGGCAAAGAAGGACTTTCAGGAAATGGGACAGCTGGTGCGCGGCCAGTTCTACTACGAGAACGACAGGATAC CCGAATCCCTCAACGAActccgccttctcctcgcccaGTTCCAAGAACACTACGAAAACCTCAAATCCTGGGCCCGTCAAGGCGGCCCGATAAACCCCATCTGGGCGCGcgacacctcctccctccgaAAAGACCTCCACCGCGCCCAATGCCGCGCCGCCCGACGAATCTCCCTGATAGCAGAACAGCCCACCCCACGCTGCCTCGGTGCAATACAAGTATACCGTCTCCAGAAACGAAACGAAGCAGAAAGGTTACGCCTCCAAAAGCAGAGAGAAGCCCTGCCGccctggcagcagcagcagcaacaatcttatcatcaccaacgcccAGATCACAACATCcaatcccccacctccccggACAGTACCATGCCccaaatcaccaccaaacaccaccccctccgccgccccccctccctcgaaTCCCTCGTCCCAAAATGCAACCAAATCGGCCGGTTCCAACGCCTCAACAGCGGCAACCCCTCCGAGTCCCCCTTCAACGACGCAGCCTTCATCTGCGACTTTTGCAACGGCTACCTCGTCTGGCCCGACCTCCGCACCATGCCCTCTGTCAGATctaccctcccccaacaacccccaccagACCCATTATCACCAGCATACGACTCCAGAACGGTCAACAATGGCTACCCCCACTGGCAAGCCTCCGGACTGTCATGTACAGCCAACGAGCCAAAGACACTGGTGTTTGCGCCGTTGGCGATAGCGAACCACATGCCCCCCGAGCCGGGGGAGTGGCAGGCGGGGATTGTATGTCCCTACTGTGAAGAGGACACTTATTTGGACTCGGGGGAGGACTCGGGGGAGATGAAGTATGTGATGGACGACAAGGGGTTTGGGAGCGTGGAGGAGTTTAGGGAGCATTTGGAGTGGTATCATACTGCGATGGCGGTGCCGAagctggaggatgtggtgcctgaggtggtgagggggagttgTGGGGTTATGTAA
- a CDS encoding hypothetical protein (COG:J; MEROPS:MER0045095; EggNog:ENOG503NU85), protein MQPGQQQPPRKRILFLDAYDSFSNNITSLLQTLLDVEVSVLHIDSPSLFPLGIDSTPDEEAKSRFVKELARYDAVVCGPGPGNPGNQRDVGVMRFVWELEEGNVLPVLGICLGFQSLVNSCQGGQVKRLRRGLHGMVRTIIHRMDSVAPVEGDIFAGVNGFKATLYHSLCGHVGQEGIDQQEWEEARWQPQDGCPELLPLAWVEEQREEGEGFEAGTERILMAVKHRTKPFWGVQYHPESVCTEEEGNKIIVNWFEEALAWNQKHKRTTLVEGHNLAEAAIKPSLLSQLTPSGEPRASGQWWEKFESDPVLRSVTVPLPRGIPVPDIVEAVDPDASERIILDSANAAPAKSSADVRGRYSIIAAGLDEALRLEYHAGDDYATTKLKAVGGMSVNLSQQVPIARYGSIWALIAAFQDARHIDVEGPETTPFLGGFMGYVTYEQGLMDIGINLDHPRPHHRPDVCLSWITKSIVIDHLAGVVHVQHLRSSGSEEDTWLEKTTGKLLTLQNTQRRPSFNSKKDNTQLPQSPTKRRPSRSTTSIQTPLTKEYEDKVRLCQEHIAAGESYELCLTDQTTITRPLSDVQPLLSPTQPKHPRLSSSPATRPNSWSLFKHLRTRQPAPFASYLRLHPATLVSASPERFLTYDRQGKCSMRPMKGTVRKSDNCSTLSQAENILHVPKEEAENLMIVDLVRHDLHSICGAGNVTVRDLLKVEEYQSVFQMITVVEGQLPRQGGYGGLDALAGALPPGSMTGAPKKRSCEILRGVEGGKERGLYSGVVGYHCVSGRGDWSVTIRSLFRWDDEVGREGGEEEVWRIGAGGAVTILSTEVGEREEMFTKLAGPLRVFGEVC, encoded by the coding sequence ATGCAGCcaggacagcagcagcctccacGAAAGCGGATCCTTTTCCTGGATGCCTACGACTCGttctccaacaacatcacGTCGTTGCTGCAGACCCTCTTGGATGTCGAGGTTTCGGTCTTGCATATCGACTCGCCATCGCTTTTCCCTTTGGGCATTGATTCAACAccggatgaggaggccaagTCGAGATTTGTCAAGGAGCTTGCCAGATATGATGCCGTTGTTTGTGGACCAGGTCCGGGCAATCCGGGCAACCAACGGGATGTTGGCGTTATGAGGTTTGTTTGGGaattggaggaggggaatgtcCTGCCAGTGCTTGGAATCTGCTTGGGCTTTCAGAGCCTCGTCAATTCTTGCCAGGGAGGTCAGGTCAAGAGActgagaagggggttgcATGGTATGGTCAGAACAATCATCCACCGTATGGACTCAGTTGCGCCGGTGGAGGGTGACATTTTTGCCGGGGTGAACGGGTTCAAGGCAACGCTGTATCACAGCTTGTGCGGCCATGTTGGACAGGAGGGCATCGACCAACAAGAATGGGAGGAAGCTCGGTGGCAGCCTCAGGACGGCTGCCCTGAGTTGTTGCCGCTGGcctgggtggaggagcagcgtgaagagggcgagggtttCGAAGCTGGAACGGAAAGAATCCTCATGGCTGTCAAGCACAGGACCAAGCCGTTCTGGGGTGTGCAATATCATCCCGAGTCGGTGTGcacagaggaggagggcaacaAGATCATTGTCAACTGGTTCGAGGAAGCGCTCGCGTGGAATCAAAAACACAAGAGGACGACCCTGGTGGAGGGACACAACCTGGCAGAGGCTGCCATCAAGCCGAGCCTGCTCTCTCAGCTCACACCGTCAGGAGAGCCTAGGGCTTCGGGGcagtggtgggagaagtTTGAGTCTGACCCAGTTTTGCGCTCTGTCACGGTGCCCTTGCCTCGCGGCATACCGGTCCCGGATATCGTAGAGGCAGTTGATCCCGATGCCTCTGAGCGGATCATCCTGGACTCGGCCAACGCGGCACCTGCTAAATCGAGTGCTGATGTCCGCGGCCGATACAGCATTATTGCGGCTGGTCTGGACGAAGCCCTGCGTCTTGAATACCACGCCGGCGATGACTATGCCACtaccaagctcaaggctgtTGGGGGAATGTCAGTCAACTTGTCACAGCAGGTTCCGATTGCCAGATATGGCAGCATCTGGGCTCTGATTGCAGCCTTCCAAGATGCAAGACATATCGACGTCGAAGGGCCCGAGACGACCCCTTTTCTGGGAGGTTTTATGGGATACGTTACCTACGAGCAGGGGCTCATGGACATTGGCATCAATCTCGaccaccctcgcccccaCCATCGACCAGATGTCTGCCTGAGCTGGATCACCAAGAGCATCGTCATTGACCACCTCGCCGGCGTCGTCCACGTGCAACACCTCCGCTCTAGCGGCTCAGAGGAAGACACCTGGCTAGAGAAAACAACCGGTAaactcctcaccctccaaaacACCCAACGCCGACCGTCCTTCAACTccaaaaaagacaacacccaactcccccaatcccccaccAAACGCCGCCCATCCCgcagcaccacctccatccaaACCCCCTTGACAAAAGAGTACGAGGACAAGGTCCGGCTCTGCCAAGAACACATCGCCGCGGGGGAGTCGTATGAACTCTGCCTGACAGACCAAACAACCATCACCCGTCCCCTCAGCGATGTCCAACCACTCCTATCACCTACacaacccaaacacccccgcctctcctcctcccccgccacccGGCCCAACTCCTGGTCCTTGTTCAAACACCTCCGCACCCGCCAACCCGCCCCCTTCGCGTCctacctccgcctccacccgGCAACCCTcgtctccgcctcccccgagCGTTTCCTAACCTACGACCGTCAAGGGAAATGTTCCATGCGTCCGATGAAAGGCACAGTCCGCAAGTCGGACAATtgctccaccctctcccaagcAGAGAACATCCTCCACGTTCCCAAAGAGGAGGCGGAAAACCTCATGATTGTTGATTTAGTTCGTCACGACTTGCACTCTATCTGTGGAGCGGGGAATGTGACTGTGCGGGATCTGCTaaaggtggaggagtatCAATCTGTGTTTCAGATGATcactgttgttgaggggCAGTTACCTAGACAGGGGGGGTATGGTGGGTTGGATGCGCTGGCGGGGGCGCTGCCGCCGGGGAGTATGACGGGGGcgccgaagaagaggagttGTGAGATACTcaggggggtggaaggggggaaggaaagggggttgTATTCGGGGGTTGTGGGATATCATTGTGTCAGCGGACGGGGGGATTGGAGTGTTACGATCAGGAGCTTGTTTaggtgggatgatgaggtggggagggaggggggggaggaggaggtttggaggATTGGGGCCGGGGGTGCGGTTACGATACTGAGCacggaggtgggggagagggaggagatgtttACTAAGTTGGCGGGGCCGTTGAgggtttttggggaggtttgTTAA
- a CDS encoding hypothetical protein (EggNog:ENOG503NZ3K; COG:S), whose amino-acid sequence MRLIDRAFVQQHYLSRVRRLRTNPVTLEFMEYTSSTKPRMQVYLQTVVKYDMLSHRWLLEGEPSFKDMTDGTAASTAGYQ is encoded by the coding sequence ATGCGGCTCATTGATCGAGCTTTCGTGCAGCAACATTACCTTTCCCGTGTCAGGAGGTTGAGAACAAATCCCGTCACCCTGGAATTCATGGAATatacctcctcaaccaagccGCGCATGCAGGTTTACCTGCAGACGGTGGTGAAATATGACATGCTCTCCCACAGGTGGCTGCTCGAAGGGGAGCCCAGCTTCAAGGACATGACGGACGGAACAGCCGCCAGTACGGCAGGCTACCAATAA
- the VPS55 gene encoding Vacuolar protein sorting-associated protein 55 (EggNog:ENOG503P3FU; COG:T) encodes MPTAGLKTIIALSFVLALGFLLVILSCALYSKYHPLLVVATYVLAPVPNWICSHCANPDDFVESSGAAILDLGRFCTGFLVVMGIALPVVLAHSGIIATAAAVMSIVGGLLIYGTIISFGQFFQEEQEF; translated from the coding sequence ATGCCCACCGCCGGCCTAAAAACAATCATAGCCCTCTCcttcgtcctcgccctcggcttcctcctcgtcatcctctcctGCGCCCTCTACTCCAAataccaccccctcctcgtcgtcgccacCTACGTCCTCGCCCCGGTGCCCAACTGGATATGCTCCCACTGCGCCAACCCCGACGACTTTGTCGAGAGCTCGggcgccgccatcctcgacctGGGCCGGTTCTGCACCGGGTTCTTGGTCGTGATGGGCATCGCGCTCccggtggtgctggcgcaTAGCGGGATTATcgccacggcggcggcggtgatgagcattgtgggtgggttgttgaTTTATGGGACGATTATAAGTTTTGGGCAGTTTTttcaggaggagcaggagttttag
- the PRE5 gene encoding Proteasome subunit alpha type-6 (MEROPS:MER0000549; BUSCO:EOG09264441; EggNog:ENOG503NW5C; COG:O): MFRNNYDNDSVTFSPQGRIFQVEYAAEAVKQGSVVVGIASKTHAVLVAIKRNAEELSSYQKKLFPIDEHVGIAIAGLTSDARVLSNFMKQQCLGHRLTYSRNMPIRSLVDMIGSKAQINTQHYGKRPYGVGLLVAGVDDSGPHLFEFQPSGMTEEMIAFAIGARSQMARTYLERNLDKFKTSTREELIEHGLRALKESLVQDRELTVENTSVGVVGYVKETKKTEPFQVFDGHEVQRYLELVADDKKEGGPQAATVEDESTAMDVDA; encoded by the exons ATGTTCAGGAACAACTACGACAACGACTCGGTCACATT CTCCCCACAGGGGCGGATATTCCAGGTCGAGTATGCAGCCGAAGCAGTTAAGCAGGGTTCAGTCGTAGTAGGAATCGCCAGCAAAACACACGCCGTCCTCGTAGCGATCAAG cgCAACGCAGAAGAACTCTCCTCGTACCAAAAGAAACTCTTCCCCATCGACGAGCACGTcggcatcgccatcgccggcCTCACCTCGGACGCCCGCGTCCTCTCCAACTTTATGAAGCAGCAATGCCTCGGCCACCGCCTCACCTACTCCCGCAACATGCCCATCCGCTCCCTCGTCGACATGATCGGCTCCAAAGCCCAGATCAACACGCAGCACTACGGAAAGCGCCCCTACGGCGTTGGTCTCCTCGTCGCCGGCGTGGACGATTCTGGCCCTCACCTCTTTGAATTTCAGCCGTCGGGCAtgacggaggagatgatTGCCTTTGCCATTGGTGCCAGGTCCCAGATGGCGAGGACGTATCTCGAGAGAAACCTGGACAAGTTCAAGACCAGCACACGGGAGGAGCTGATTGAACATGGGTTGAGGGCGCTGAAGGAGAGTTTGGTGCAGGATAGGGAGTTGACGGTGGAGAATACCagtgtgggtgtggtgggcTATGTCaaggagacgaagaagacggagCCGTTTCAGGTGTTTGATGGGCACGAGGTGCAGAGGTATTTGGAGCTGGTGGCGGATGataagaaggagggggggcctcaggcggcgacggtggaggatgagagcaCGGCgatggatgttgatgcgTAG
- a CDS encoding hypothetical protein (EggNog:ENOG503NZWJ; COG:S), giving the protein MESGGANNNNNNNNNNETTPKRTKICVYCGASPGFNPIYVEAARSLAREMAKNNIQLVYGGGTVGLMGEVARTLVSLSGPDSVHGIIPEALVRYERDANYSSTIPDPSNPSSRPHTSSTSLTVPEETVFGRTTIVPDMHTRKRLMAQEVLDGGPGSGFVALAGGYGTLEELFETMTWNQLGIHNKGIVILNINGFYDGIRQWINKSVEEGFIHGGNKNILVEAKTAEEAIRALEEYKVSDAALKLNWSSQ; this is encoded by the exons ATGGAATCAGGCggcgccaacaacaacaacaacaacaacaacaacaacgaaaCCACCCCCAAGCGCACAAAAATCTGCGTCTACTGCGGCGCCTCCCCAGGTTTCAACCCCATCTACGTCGAAGCCGCCCGCTCACTCGCAAGAGAAATGGCCAAAAACAACATCCAACTAG TCTACGGAGGCGGCACAGTAGGCCTAATGGGCGAAGTAGCCCGTaccctcgtctccctctccGGACCGGACTCGGTCCACGGCATAATCCCCGAAGCCCTCGTCCGCTACGAGCGCGACGCAAactactcctccaccatccccgacccgtccaacccttcctcccGGCCCcatacctcctccacctccctgaCAGTCCCGGAAGAGACAGTCTTCGGCCGGACAACCATCGTCCCCGACATGCACACCCGAAAACGCCTCATGGCCCAAGAGGTCCTCGACGGTGGCCCAGGCTCCGGTTTCGTCGCCCTGGCAGGCGGGTACGGTAccttggaggagctgtttgaGACCATGACGTGGAACCAGCTGGGCATTCACAACAAGGGGATCGTCattctcaacatcaacggTTTCTACGATGGCATTAGGCAGTGGATCAACAAGAGCGTAGAAGAGGGGTTTATCCACGGTGGGAACAAGAACATCCTTGTCGAGGCCAAGACAGCAGAGGAGGCGATCAGGGCGTTGGAAGAGTACAAGGTGTCAGACGCGGCGCTCAAGTTGAACTGGAGCTCGCAATAG
- a CDS encoding hypothetical protein (COG:S; EggNog:ENOG503NVEB), which translates to MPEPVAAAGAEPARQEEQGQSMLMKIFQGLAMWMAMQFVMKQFTGGGRKTTSVTNADGQVVQVATGAIPPYHERPRQLNDGAVYSHIPQSIAPIWPDNSAVDIIVTVSPSFVAEPLDKLPKDTIVFQEKGFRIGNWSDTRVAEGTINVPVPVQKNGTLWGHFYIGLPGAPLDPTRRNYDPGAAYHFVHPLTQYIPKKKESKTRNLLSDNAEVEEVVVEDEPEQAGPIVANYYHPNVSLSFIPGSGTFSFPQAHPAIRQYVRLEATGARDGTGQNGWYYPILFVNTFWQLKSKMTIVNETVTTLPIRIDLNNLADWKFKLMAPIETNSKEQARQAAWGGGMSAGGGDGSEIEMVKEIFMDTNPILLCVTIIVSIAHMILETLAFGSDIAHYRKKKDNVGISVRSILANVFMQTVIFLYLIDQSQNTSWMILGGQGVGILIELWKITTVVNVRIRASPNSLIPYHISFEDKHKLSTTEQKTKEYDEIAFKYMYMAGVPLLLAYAVYSLVYETHKSWYSYIIATLVGSVYAYGFLMMLPSLYINYRLKSVAHMPGKAMMYKFLNTFIDDLFAFTIKMPFLHRLATLRDDVIFFIYIYQRWVYKVDYTRVNEFGQGGDDDDEEEKKEGEGVEESKEEKEEAVKVTGAEKKGKATKRK; encoded by the exons ATGCCGGAACCCGTCGCGGCAGCAGGCGCTGAGCCTGCTCGCCAGGAGGAGCAAGGC CAATCGATGCTCATGAAAATATTCCAAGGTCTTGCGATGTGGATGGCCATGCAGTTTGTTATGAAGCAGTTCACAGGAGGCGGCCGAAAGACCACGTCTGTCACCAACGCCGACGGACAGGTAGTCCAAGTCGCAACTGGTGCCATACCACCATACCATGAGCGCCCACGACAGCTGAATGATGGAGCTGTCTACAGCCATATTCCCCAATCCATCGCCCCAATCTGGCCAGATAACAGCGCCGTCGATATCATCGTTACCGTTTCCCCGTCATTCGTTGCTGAGCCTCTCGACAAGCTACCCAAGGACACCATTGTCTTTCAGGAGAAGGGGTTCAGGATTGGAAACTGGAGCGACACAAGAGTTGCCGAGGGAACTATCAATGTGCCAGTTCCTGTTCAGAAAAATGGCACTCTCTGGGGACACTTTTACATTGGATTGCCCGGCGCCCCTCTCGATCCGACTCGGCGCAATTACGATCCTGGTGCTGCTTATCACTTTGTTCACCCTCTGACGCAGTAcatccccaagaagaaggagtcCAAGACGAGGAACTTGCTATCCGACAatgccgaggtggaggaagtcgtggtggaggatgaacCCGAGCAGGCTGGCCCGATTGTCGCCAACTACTACCACCCCAACGTGTCGCTGTCCTTCATCCCGGGTAGCGGCACGTTTTCGTTTCCTCAGGCTCATCCAGCTATTCGCCAGTATGTCCGTCTCGAGGCAACAGGTGCCCGTGACGGAACTGGCCAGAATGGATGGTACTaccccatcctcttcgtcaACACCTTCTGGCAGCTCAAGTCCAAGATGACCATCGTGAACGAGACCGTGACCACTTTGCCCATCCGCATTGACCTCAATAACCTGGCCGACTGGAAGTTCAAGCTCATGGCCCCCATTGAGACGAACAGCAAGGAACAAGCTCGCCAGGCGGCCTGGGGAGGCGGCATGTCAGCCGGTGGTGGCGACGGCAGCGAGATCGAGATGGTCAAGGAGATCTTCATggacaccaaccccatcctcctctgcgtcaccatcatcgtcagCATCGCGCACATGATCCTCGAGACTTTGGCTTTCGGCTCTGATATCGCCCATTaccgcaagaagaaggacaatGTTGGTATTTCCGTCAgatccatcctcgccaacgtCTTCATGCAAACCGTCATTTTCCTCTACTTGATCGACCAATCCCAAAACACCTCCTGGATGATCCTCGGCGGCCAAGGCGTTGGCATCCTGATCGAACTCTGGAAAATCACCACCGTCGTCAACGTCCGCATCCGcgcctcccccaactccctcatcCCTTACCACATCTCCTTTGAAGACAAGCACAAGCTCAGCACCACGGAGCAAAAGACTAAAGAGTACGACGAGATCGCCTTCAAGTACATGTACATGGCCGGCgtgcctctcctcctcgcctaCGCGGTTTATTCCCTGGTGTATGAAACCCACAAGTCGTGGTACAGCTACATCATCGCCACGCTTGTCGGTTCGGTCTACGCCTATGGgttcttgatgatgctgccGAGCTTGTATATCAACTACAGACTGAAAAGCGTGGCGCACATGCCGGGCAAGGCGATGATGTACAAGTTTTTGAACACGTTTATTGATGACTTGTTTGCGTTTACGATCAAGATGCCGTTTCTGCATCGGTTGGCGACCTTGAGGGATGATGTGATTTtctttatttatatttatcAGAGGTGGGTGTACAAGGTTGATTATACCAGGGTCAACGAGTTTGGtcaggggggtgatgatgatgatgaggaggagaagaaggaaggggagggtgtggaggagtcgaaggaggagaaggaggaggcggttaAAGTGACGGgggctgagaagaaggggaaggcgacCAAGAGGAAATGA
- the SEC22 gene encoding SNAP receptor (COG:U; BUSCO:EOG09264IG5; EggNog:ENOG503NUVF) — MIRSTQIARIDGVMLCASTDTSPSDPPDLAEVKSQIKLILRRLTRTSNPQASISSGAYTIHYLLQSDIVYLTITDASYPRKLAFTYLSDLATEFSTTYPQQQLMSTILRPYAFMEFDTFISRTKATYSDARATQNLDKLNDELRDVTKVMTKNIEDLLYRGDSLERMGELSSRLRDDSAKYRKAAVRINWDLMLKQYGPFAGLGLFILIFVWWRFF; from the exons ATGATCCGCTCAACCCAAATCGCCCGCATAGACG GAGTAATGCTCTGCGCCTCAACAgacacctccccctccgacccCCCCGACCTAGCCGAAGTAAAATCCCAAATCAagctcatcctccgccgcctaACCCGCActtccaacccccaagcCAGCATCTCGTCAGGCGCCTACACAATCCACTACCTCCTCCAGTCCGACATCGTctacctcaccatcaccgacgCTTCCTACCCCCGCAAGCTCGCCTTCACCTACCTCTCCGACCTCGCCACCGAGTTCTCCACCACCtacccccagcagcagctcatgtccaccatcctccgcccCTACGCCTTTATGGAGTTTGACACCTTCATCAGCCGGACAAAAGCTACCTATTCTGACGCGAGGGCGACGCAGAACCTGGACAAGCTCAATGATGAGCTGAGGGACGTGACAAAGGTCATGACCAAGAATATTGAGGATTTGCTGTATCGGGGGGACAGCCTGGAGAGGATGGGCGAGTTGAGCAGTAGGTTGAGGGATGATAGCGCAAAGTATCGCAAGGCGGCCGTGAGGATCAATTGGGATTTGATGCTCAAGCAGTATGGGCCTTTTGccgggttggggttgtttaTATTGATTTTTGTCTGGTGGAGGTTTTTCTAG
- a CDS encoding hypothetical protein (EggNog:ENOG503P5J1; COG:S) — MGDSSSGALRALSKSPDVQSPGAAPKGPENTPYRDFDREIPDSQEDDDDGGYADYSRATRGSNKRRSCDEPLVSRSKKAKTTAQSRAGLKRARKFQHPQVWGKNSGLLQLRNGNALRDLLLAPGSWNRLGEADRETILAKLPNGYQLDGKPDVASLTNDNNFRDDCSQYYNSIRDGHLTENWLTKAWKAHYKDVRGDFKKHLFNAFMDNFMEDASEKPKRADKGTGNKLGTESSKKTERETSKKTDTEASKKMDAEFSNEADTETSKKPDAESNKKADTESSKETDTDSSMKTDTDSSKKTDTETSKQPDADSNKKADTESSKETEAEASKKADDELALAGDNKTQDATGKAPSPKATD, encoded by the exons ATGGGTGACTCTAGCTCTGGTGCGCTAAGGGCTCTGTCGAAGAGTCCTGATGTCCAAAGCCCCGGGGCCGCGCCCAAGGGTCCTGAAAACACGCCTTATCGAGACTTCGATCGCGAAATCCCGGATTCtcaagaggatgatgacgacggcgGTTACGCTGACTACTCTCGAGCCACAAGAGGCTCCAATAAGCGTAGAAGCTGTGACGAGCCTCTGGTTTCAAGGTCTAAGAAGGCCAAGACTACTGCTCAGTCCAGGGCGGGGCTTAAGAGAGCCCGTAAATTCCAACACCCGCAAGTTTGGGGAAAGAATTCAGGTCTCTTGCAGCTGCGCAACGGAAATGCCCTTCGC GATTTGTTGTTGGCTCCTGGATCATGGAACCGTTTGGGCGAGGCCGATCGCGAGACCATCTTGGCCAAATTGCCCAACGGATACCAGCTTGACGGGAAACCCGATGTTGCATCTCTGACAAACGACAACAACTTTCGCGACGACTGCTCGCAATACTACAACAGCATCCGGGACGGCCATCTAACTGAGAATTGGCTTACCAAGGCATGGAAAGCCCACTACAAAGATGTGCGCGGCGATTTCAAGAAGCATCTTTTCAATGCGTTCATGGATAACTTCATGGAGGATGCTTCTGAGAAGCCCAAGAGGGCCGACAAGGGAACGGGCAACAAATTGGGAACTGAATCCAGCAAGAAGACGGAAAGGGAGACCAGCAAGAAGACGGACACCGAGGCCAGCAAGAAGATGGACGCAGAGTTTAGCAACGAGGCCGACACCGAGACCAGCAAGAAGCCGGACGCAGAGTCGAACAAGAAAGCAGACACAGAGTCTAGCAAGGAGACGGACACAGATTCCAGCATGAAGACGGACACAGATTCCAGCAAGAAGACGGACACCGAGACCAGCAAGCAGCCGGACGCAGACTCAAACAAGAAAGCAGATACGGAGTCTAGCAAGGAGACCGAGGCTGAGGCCAGCAAGAAGGCTGATGACGAACTGGCGCTGGCTGGTGACAACAAAACACAAGATGCCACTGGCAAAGCTCCTTCGCCCAAGGCCACTGACTAG